atgaaaaaaaccaAATTTGTACAAGAAAAAAACAACTGTTGGACAAAGACAAAGTACTTTAATTGGTcattaaaactattattttcaaGACCAATAAAGAATTAGTTGCATAAAATTGGTTTTTACAAGTGTTTTCAAGtgtgaaaatatatattctatctTTAACTATAGAAACTATCACATTACcacaaataaattaaaccatAAGGATTTTTTGGAATTTAACTTGCATATTCAAAATGATATGTCTGATCCCAAAACCATACATTTCAATTTAGACGTGGCCTCCAAATATATGGAGTAGAACAACTATTGCATCAAGCTCTTAAAACTAAGTTCTTCTTTAAACAACTTACAGCATGATAGACTACAATATCCGGTTCCAGCCTTGGGTCCCAGTTCTCAAATATCCCtgttttgaacttcttcttggGTGGTGATCGCATAATATCAATCACATCAAAAAGTTCCTTCATGTGCCCTGCTTGCCCAAGAGTCACAGCAATACTATGATAAGCTACTAAATCAGGATATGAGGACATTTGTTGctggaagaaaaggaaagagtGTTAGAGAAGTTTCCCATATTTAGTTATTTACACATgatgttaattaatatatttcagTAAAAATGAGCATATTGCATGGATTACATGCATTACCTGCATTGCATGAAATATATTTAGTGCCTCTACAGGTCTCCTCGACTTTCCAAGTGCATCAAGAGCAGCGGTATATATATGCCTAATGTCAAAGACTGGCACATTAACATTGACTAACCAAAGATAGAACAGAACTTTATATGTCAGGTTCCTCTGTGTGTGTTTCTGAAAATCAATCTTACACCAATGAATAACATTTATAGGATAAAAGTTATGGAATCTACTACTAGATTGAAAGTACgttattacaaaattaaagttttctaCTCCAATGGGCATCAAAATCAAAGTataatatagtttttaaataaacaaatacacACATATTTTATATGTctaggtttttttaaaattgtataatttggcATGAAAGAAACATATTTCAATGGTTGGGTTACTTAAAATCATTTTCTAAGATATCCACACATGTGACTAGGTACCACGGGCCACTGAATTACCTTAGTTTATGGGACTTGAAACGTTCACGCTTTTGAAGCCATTCAATCACTTGTATCACTCGCCGCCAGTTTCCTAGTTTTCCCAAGATTATGATAATCCTTGTTATGGCATAGTCATTAAATTTAAGCCTTGCACTTCTGATCATCTTAGAAAACATCCATTCAGGTAAATTGATATCTGCACCATTTAACCTGTTTGAGAAAATGGTAGACAGGAAAGAAACACTTTAACAtgaataaactaataaaaagaTCATAAAATTACACATTGAGAATAGCCATTGGATTATCAActtaaagcaaaaaagaaagaaaaatgatgcTTTGCCACTTGAAGCAACATTTACCTGCAACATATCTGTGATATCTATTCAATCATACCAACATAggttaaagaaattaaagaaggaAGCAATCCATCTATAgacactgaaaaaaaaaactccaggAGCCCATCCTTACTacgaatttaatatttaaaactttaaatattcCCATGGCAATTGAGATGTTTATTTGTATCATTGCTTGCATCATAAATTTTAGGAGCCTGTCAAGAAGCTGAGTATGATGTTTTTTTCCTGCATGAAATATATAACTCCTTTCATGTACTTTTTTTCCCCATTTTTCTTTGGGGCCAACAGTGATTTACACACCCAAATGCAGAGACAAACAATGCTTTAATACAAGATTCACAAGACTCTTGTGAATCCAaataataggagaaaatgaaagGTCAAGAATCACACTAATCTCCCATACAAAGAATTATAGTATAAAGAAATGCACTTGAGCAAAATCACCAGACATTAGGGGCCTGCCATTTAGAGATTGCATGGGAGTTAAGTGCCATTTCACCAGCTCATGAATTATTGGCTGACATAAGGCATAAATAAAAGAATCTATGCAATAACCAAACACTTACTCAGAACAAGGTGCAAAGCAGCAAATTATGCACGATGCAACTCCAAACCACAACCATGGATTATAAATCCTCAGTTTACCAACTTTGAGAGGAACAAAGGAACATCCAAAGCCAAAGTTATTTGATGTTAAGCATGCAGCTGAGGCAAAGTGTTCCTTTAATGACTAAGTCCTTAACTCTACTCTTCCTACACTTACTTGTGGCACACTGATTCAATTCTGATTTAAATGGAAAGCCACCAAAGTGCAAAATGTTCAATGTGAGAAAAATCTTTGACAAATAAACTTACATCTACAATGTCAAGCCAAACAATCATAGACCTGGCTCAAATATCACATGCAAGTTTAGGTATTAAGCTTCCTCTGTACATTGCTTCAATTGTCCCTTTGGGCACCAATTTACTAAAAtttgttaatgaaaaaaaattagcacCAAAGTTTATGCATATACTTAAATCCTGAGCATATTATTTAGTCTATTTATTTTCAGGTATCCCAAAAGCATGAAAGAAATAATAGAAGACTACATACGAATTGGCTAGCTTTTGGATTTTCTCCTCCATTTCCTTATGTGAAAACTGTGACTTTCTGATAACATTGTTTGGGTCCTCAAGATTCTCAAATGCTGCTCGTTCGACCTCCAAATTGTCAGAATCATAACCCCTATCAATGAAACGCTTACGGCTTCCATTTCTATAAgccaaacttccattttcagTATGTCTTTTTCTATCAAGCCCTCTATCCTGAACTTGTTGTTGCCTAGCAACAATTTTATTTCCACCAGGGGGGGGTTTACCCTGTGTATTGTAATCCCTTTGTCTGTTACTAACAATCTTTTCTCCCAACATCTTTGAAGAATACAAATCATGAGTCACTCCTCTCTCTCTGACACTCCCATGGCTACCATTCAAACTAGACCTAACTATGCTCTTGCTCATCCTTCCACTTCCACTTTTGCCAATCTCACTGCCATCATATGATTCTGGCTCTAAACTCCGACTTCGGCGTTTCAACGGCCCATTTTGTCTTACATTTGCTCCACTTTTCTTCTGCTTTGCCTTTACATCATCAAGGTTGCCATCATTTTCACTTGTGAATCCTTTAGTTGCTGTTCTTCTGACCTTACCATTATTATTACTTCTGGTGGAGCAACCTTCTTTGTACACACCAACTTCATCTTCtctatcaattttattattatcaccGTTTTCCGTCTTCTTGTGTTTTTGAGTAGTGGCAGCACGCTTCTTGACCCTTACAGTTCTGACAGACATGGCCTTCAAATATTCGTCGAAGGATGGCTTAAATTCTGAGTCTTTGGGAAGAACAGCGTCACTAATCAACCCAGCATTATTAGAGCCACCACTCAGTGAAGCAACAATAACTGCTCCGAATTTGGGCTTTCTAGCATGAGAGGCCCGAATCTTCCCTGCAACCCTCGTGTTC
The nucleotide sequence above comes from Glycine soja cultivar W05 chromosome 11, ASM419377v2, whole genome shotgun sequence. Encoded proteins:
- the LOC114376997 gene encoding pentatricopeptide repeat-containing protein At1g30610, chloroplastic, with product MGIVGFEINANSASASALHYYGANSFSSHTVPFSLRPFFGNALNVNTRVAGKIRASHARKPKFGAVIVASLSGGSNNAGLISDAVLPKDSEFKPSFDEYLKAMSVRTVRVKKRAATTQKHKKTENGDNNKIDREDEVGVYKEGCSTRSNNNGKVRRTATKGFTSENDGNLDDVKAKQKKSGANVRQNGPLKRRSRSLEPESYDGSEIGKSGSGRMSKSIVRSSLNGSHGSVRERGVTHDLYSSKMLGEKIVSNRQRDYNTQGKPPPGGNKIVARQQQVQDRGLDRKRHTENGSLAYRNGSRKRFIDRGYDSDNLEVERAAFENLEDPNNVIRKSQFSHKEMEEKIQKLANSLNGADINLPEWMFSKMIRSARLKFNDYAITRIIIILGKLGNWRRVIQVIEWLQKRERFKSHKLRHIYTAALDALGKSRRPVEALNIFHAMQQQMSSYPDLVAYHSIAVTLGQAGHMKELFDVIDIMRSPPKKKFKTGIFENWDPRLEPDIVVYHAVLNACVRRKQWEGAFWVLQQLKKQGQPPSATTYGLVMEVMLSCGKYNLVHEFFRKLQKSFSPNSLTYRVLVNTLWQEGKPDEAILAVQEMERRGIVGSASLYYDLARCLSAAGRSHEALKQIDKICKVANKPLVVTYTGLMQASLDAGNIQDGAYIFEKMKEICAPNLVTCNIILKAYLEHGMFQEAKVLFEQMSENANRLRGNTDYKMLVVPDTYSFNTMLDACVAEKRWDYFDHVYQRMLYHGYHFNPKRHLRMILEASKAGKERPLEITWKHLTDTDRIPPAPLIKERFCAKLEKDDYVAALTCIINNPPKDLQPFSKSSWLKLFKENSQRFQKDTIVGLMNEASNIVSNNSFPNPTLEYLIQSCKEFLFATVLSTADMDSVKM